In the Leptotrichia sp. oral taxon 212 genome, one interval contains:
- a CDS encoding NUDIX domain-containing protein, with translation MIEKIRPRVRVAGILIEDDRILLIEHTKNNKKYWLVPGGGVDWGESAAEALIREFKEETGLDIEVEKFLFISETIAPDKQKHVINLYFKIKKAENSSNIMKLGEEEMLTDLRFIPEDEIKNIKLYPNIKEKLIKLLNKENIEPYLGLLWDK, from the coding sequence ATGATAGAGAAGATTAGACCTAGAGTTAGAGTCGCGGGAATACTTATAGAAGATGACAGGATACTCTTAATAGAACATACCAAAAATAACAAGAAATATTGGCTTGTACCCGGCGGAGGAGTTGACTGGGGAGAAAGTGCGGCAGAAGCCCTTATTAGGGAATTTAAGGAAGAAACCGGTCTGGACATAGAAGTGGAAAAATTTCTGTTTATTTCAGAAACAATAGCACCTGATAAACAGAAACATGTTATAAATTTATATTTTAAAATAAAAAAGGCAGAAAATTCTTCAAATATAATGAAACTGGGAGAAGAAGAGATGCTGACTGATTTGAGGTTTATTCCGGAAGATGAAATAAAAAATATAAAATTATACCCTAATATAAAGGAAAAACTGATAAAACTGCTAAATAAGGAAAATATAGAACCTTATTTAGGTCTGTTATGGGATAAATAG
- a CDS encoding response regulator transcription factor has translation MRILVVEDEKKINDIIVKTLKQEKYGVDSCFDGEEALDYIFSVEYDIILLDIMLPKKNGFEVMESMRKKGIKTPVLFLTARDQIEDRVKGLDLGADDYLVKPFAFEELLARIRVVLRKNSVSGEDSGNILKIANLTVDCNKHEVFRDEISIKLSAKEFSILEYMMRNKGRVVSKEKIEEHVWDFDYEGGSNIVEVYIKFLRKKIDNDFSPKLIHTIRRVGYVLKVENE, from the coding sequence ATGCGTATTTTAGTAGTGGAAGATGAGAAAAAAATAAACGATATAATTGTAAAGACATTGAAACAGGAAAAATATGGAGTGGATAGCTGTTTTGACGGTGAAGAGGCTCTAGATTATATATTTTCTGTTGAATATGACATTATTCTTCTTGATATAATGTTGCCTAAAAAAAATGGTTTTGAAGTAATGGAATCCATGAGAAAAAAGGGGATAAAGACGCCTGTGCTGTTTCTGACAGCCAGGGATCAGATTGAGGACAGGGTAAAAGGACTGGATCTTGGAGCAGATGATTATCTTGTAAAGCCTTTTGCCTTTGAAGAGCTTCTTGCACGTATCCGTGTTGTCCTGAGGAAAAATTCTGTTTCAGGAGAAGATAGTGGAAATATTCTAAAAATAGCCAATCTGACAGTAGACTGTAATAAACATGAAGTATTCAGGGATGAAATATCCATAAAACTGTCAGCAAAGGAATTTTCAATACTGGAATATATGATGAGAAATAAAGGTCGAGTAGTTTCAAAGGAAAAAATAGAGGAACATGTCTGGGATTTTGATTATGAAGGTGGAAGTAATATAGTAGAGGTGTATATAAAGTTTTTGAGAAAGAAAATAGACAACGATTTTTCTCCAAAATTAATTCATACAATAAGAAGAGTTGGATATGTTTTAAAGGTGGAAAATGAATAA
- the tgt gene encoding tRNA guanosine(34) transglycosylase Tgt — protein MCNKNIEMTGNPVKYKLEAKDGNARAGEIDTLHGKIKTPVFMPVGTQATVKAMTREELEEINSQIILGNTYHLYLRPGDGLVNDFGGLHKFMNWERPILTDSGGFQVFSLGDLRKIKEEGVYFSSHLDGSKHFLSPEKSIEIQNNLGSDIMMVLDECPPGLSSREYLLPSIERTTRWARRCIEANRNKDRQGLFAIVQGGIYEDLRDKSMNELVEMDEGFAGYAVGGLAVGEPREDMYRILEYITPKLPENKPRYLMGVGEPLDMLEAVEDGIDMMDCVQPTRIGRHGTVFTKYGRLVIKNASYSRDDRPLDECDCYVCKNYTRAYIRHLFKAEEILGQRLATYHNLYFLLKLMNDARQAIIEKRFKEFKEEFEKNYNMGKESEWLKPKSI, from the coding sequence ATGTGTAATAAGAATATAGAAATGACGGGAAACCCTGTGAAATATAAACTTGAAGCAAAGGATGGGAATGCCAGGGCAGGAGAAATAGACACTCTTCACGGGAAAATAAAGACACCTGTCTTTATGCCGGTAGGAACACAGGCTACAGTAAAGGCCATGACAAGGGAAGAACTTGAAGAAATAAATTCCCAGATAATTCTGGGAAATACTTATCATCTTTACTTAAGACCAGGTGATGGATTAGTGAATGATTTTGGAGGACTGCATAAATTTATGAACTGGGAAAGACCTATACTGACTGATAGTGGAGGATTTCAGGTATTCAGTCTTGGAGATTTGAGAAAAATAAAGGAAGAGGGAGTATATTTCAGTTCACATCTCGATGGTTCAAAACATTTTCTTTCACCGGAAAAGTCCATTGAAATACAGAACAATCTTGGAAGTGATATAATGATGGTGCTGGATGAGTGCCCACCGGGGCTGTCCAGCAGGGAATATTTGCTTCCGTCGATAGAAAGAACTACAAGATGGGCAAGGAGATGTATTGAAGCAAACAGAAATAAGGACAGGCAGGGACTTTTTGCAATAGTACAGGGTGGAATTTATGAGGATTTAAGAGATAAAAGTATGAATGAACTTGTCGAAATGGATGAAGGGTTCGCCGGATATGCTGTCGGAGGGCTTGCAGTAGGAGAGCCTAGGGAAGATATGTACAGAATACTTGAATATATTACTCCAAAACTTCCTGAAAACAAGCCGAGATACCTTATGGGAGTTGGAGAACCCCTTGACATGCTGGAAGCAGTGGAAGATGGAATAGATATGATGGACTGTGTGCAGCCTACAAGAATAGGAAGACATGGAACGGTATTTACCAAATATGGGAGGCTTGTAATAAAAAATGCCTCATATTCAAGAGATGACAGACCATTAGATGAGTGTGACTGTTATGTATGTAAAAACTATACAAGGGCGTATATAAGACATCTTTTCAAAGCAGAGGAAATATTGGGGCAGAGACTGGCAACATATCATAACTTGTATTTTTTATTAAAACTTATGAATGATGCAAGACAGGCGATAATTGAAAAAAGGTTTAAAGAATTTAAAGAGGAGTTTGAGAAAAATTATAATATGGGAAAAGAAAGTGAATGGTTAAAACCAAAGTCCATTTAA
- a CDS encoding hemolysin family protein, giving the protein MEEQRIWIKIILWFAVLFLSAFFSAAVTALSSLRRIHVGGENNKKDSKEEKLLRLWLKNPNELLTTLLFGKTVIYIFLIGMSILLFKDCYKILGLSVGSVTYDIVMFVIISVFVLIFVEMIPIIYAKSNVYKISKTIIVPLDTARIILRPFILIFIQISKFLLGLFKVKLEERIFEMTEEDIKTFVKAGTEEGIIEEEEEEMIHSIFEFSDTTVKEILTPRTSVFALDSEKTLGEVWNEIVEQGFSRIPVYNENIDKIEGIVHIKDLLKYNREENSSLKMKEVMKEAYYVPATKTLTELLEEFKRKQSHMAIIIDEYGGTLGIVTIEDLLEEIVGEIRDEFDQEEESIQQIRETIYDIKGDTLIEEINDELEITIPVSEEYDTVAGYVQDVLGKVAETGNQVKADGYILKVMEVDNKRIEKIRIIITEKSSEESGNDRED; this is encoded by the coding sequence TTGGAAGAACAGAGGATTTGGATAAAGATAATATTGTGGTTTGCGGTACTATTTTTGTCGGCATTTTTTTCAGCGGCTGTGACAGCTCTGTCTTCGCTGAGAAGAATACATGTGGGTGGAGAGAATAATAAAAAAGATTCAAAGGAGGAAAAGCTGCTGAGGCTCTGGCTGAAAAATCCGAACGAACTTTTAACAACTCTTCTATTCGGAAAGACAGTAATATATATTTTTCTGATTGGAATGTCCATACTGCTGTTTAAAGATTGCTATAAAATTTTGGGATTATCAGTAGGTTCTGTAACTTATGATATTGTTATGTTTGTAATTATAAGTGTTTTTGTACTTATTTTTGTTGAGATGATACCTATAATTTATGCAAAAAGCAATGTCTATAAAATTTCAAAAACTATTATAGTTCCACTTGATACTGCAAGAATTATACTACGGCCATTTATATTGATTTTTATACAAATATCAAAATTTCTGCTGGGATTATTCAAGGTAAAGCTCGAAGAAAGAATATTTGAAATGACGGAAGAGGATATAAAAACTTTTGTCAAGGCGGGAACAGAAGAAGGAATAATCGAAGAGGAAGAAGAGGAAATGATTCACAGTATATTTGAATTTTCAGATACTACCGTGAAGGAAATATTGACACCTAGAACAAGTGTTTTTGCACTGGATTCTGAAAAGACACTTGGAGAAGTATGGAATGAAATAGTGGAACAGGGATTTTCAAGAATTCCTGTATACAATGAAAATATAGATAAAATAGAAGGAATTGTACATATAAAGGATCTTCTGAAATATAACAGGGAAGAGAATTCCTCATTAAAAATGAAGGAAGTAATGAAGGAAGCATATTATGTACCGGCAACTAAGACACTGACGGAACTTCTGGAAGAATTTAAAAGAAAACAGTCCCATATGGCAATAATAATAGATGAATATGGAGGAACACTCGGTATTGTGACAATTGAAGATCTGCTTGAAGAAATTGTCGGAGAAATACGGGATGAATTTGACCAGGAAGAAGAGAGCATACAACAGATCAGGGAAACAATATATGACATAAAAGGTGATACTCTTATAGAAGAAATAAATGATGAGCTGGAAATAACCATACCTGTTTCAGAAGAATATGACACGGTTGCCGGATATGTTCAGGATGTATTGGGAAAAGTGGCAGAAACTGGAAATCAGGTTAAAGCGGACGGATATATTTTAAAGGTGATGGAAGTGGACAATAAGAGGATAGAAAAAATTAGGATAATCATTACCGAAAAGAGCAGCGAGGAGAGCGGTAATGATAGAGAAGATTAG
- a CDS encoding bifunctional (p)ppGpp synthetase/guanosine-3',5'-bis(diphosphate) 3'-pyrophosphohydrolase, whose product MKKIEENNLEVDTEKVKEAFTLANESHIGQKRKSGENYILHPVEVAEILADMRMDTDTLVAGILHDVVEDTLITLPDIEYTFGKDVSKLVDGVTKLRNLPRTDSKKIENIRKMVVAMSEDIRVVIIKLADRLHNMRTLKYMKPEKQQIKSKETIEIYAPIAHRIGMAKIKWELEDISFRYLYPEDYKEISELVKSKRKEREEYTGKVIKKIEDELKKHNVNAEVTGRPKHLYSIYKKIHEKGKKFTDLYDLIAMRIIVDKEEECYNILGIIHNLFIPVTGRFKDYIAVPKTNGYQSIHTTVIGPDDQKVEIQIRTDEMHKIAEDGVAAHWKYKEKKSKTKNDKYYAAVKHIIKANTENPEKFAQKVTDDVLNQTIFVFTPKGDVMELANGSTALDFAFQVHTQIGYRTIGAKVNERIVQLDQILENADKVEIMTSRNTKGPGKDWINMVNNNSSKVKIRKWFKDKEFEEKTKEGEQILEREFEKLGMKFRDFEEDERVFLYMKKFNIGTIDLLCYKFAVGDLSLDGFMKKFEVQEEKDIVQVLEEETEKGNRKKRKSEGGVKISGTENTMYRFAKCCSPLPGDDIKGYVTRGRGIAIHRADCENLKQLMEHEPDREIEVFWDEEAVNSSNTKYQYNFSVKIADRNGLLLDIIRILNEYKMELVNVNTNYIKENGNVYGLLHFGIMIRKREDFDRLANNLSSMKDVIEVIKK is encoded by the coding sequence ATGAAAAAAATAGAAGAAAACAATCTGGAAGTGGATACTGAAAAGGTAAAGGAAGCTTTTACCCTGGCAAACGAATCTCATATAGGTCAGAAAAGAAAAAGTGGGGAAAACTACATTCTACATCCTGTTGAAGTCGCAGAAATACTGGCAGATATGCGTATGGATACAGATACGCTTGTTGCCGGAATTTTACATGATGTCGTAGAAGATACACTGATAACATTACCTGATATAGAATATACCTTTGGAAAAGATGTGAGTAAGCTTGTAGATGGAGTTACAAAACTGAGAAATCTTCCAAGGACAGATAGTAAAAAAATAGAAAATATAAGAAAAATGGTCGTTGCAATGTCGGAAGACATAAGGGTAGTAATTATTAAGCTTGCAGACAGGCTTCATAATATGCGGACTTTAAAATACATGAAACCTGAAAAGCAGCAGATAAAGTCGAAGGAAACAATAGAAATTTATGCTCCTATTGCCCACAGGATAGGAATGGCGAAAATAAAATGGGAACTGGAAGATATAAGTTTCAGATATCTGTATCCTGAAGATTATAAAGAAATAAGCGAGCTTGTGAAGTCTAAAAGAAAAGAAAGGGAAGAATATACAGGAAAAGTTATAAAAAAAATAGAAGATGAACTGAAGAAACATAATGTAAATGCAGAAGTTACAGGGCGTCCAAAACATCTTTACAGCATATATAAAAAGATACATGAAAAGGGCAAAAAGTTTACGGATTTATATGACCTTATAGCAATGCGTATAATTGTGGATAAGGAAGAGGAGTGTTACAACATACTGGGAATAATTCATAACCTTTTTATCCCGGTTACAGGAAGGTTCAAGGATTATATTGCTGTACCAAAGACGAACGGATATCAGTCGATACATACTACTGTCATCGGTCCTGATGACCAGAAAGTCGAAATTCAGATAAGAACAGATGAAATGCACAAAATCGCTGAGGACGGGGTTGCCGCCCACTGGAAATATAAGGAAAAGAAATCCAAGACAAAGAATGATAAATATTATGCGGCAGTAAAGCATATAATAAAGGCAAATACTGAAAATCCTGAAAAATTTGCGCAGAAGGTAACTGACGATGTTCTTAACCAGACAATATTTGTATTTACCCCAAAAGGTGACGTGATGGAGCTGGCCAACGGTTCTACAGCTCTTGATTTTGCATTTCAGGTGCACACTCAGATTGGGTACCGTACAATCGGAGCAAAGGTCAACGAAAGGATAGTGCAGCTTGATCAGATTCTGGAAAATGCAGATAAAGTTGAAATAATGACTTCCAGAAACACTAAAGGGCCTGGAAAAGACTGGATAAATATGGTCAATAATAACAGTTCCAAAGTGAAAATAAGAAAATGGTTTAAGGATAAAGAGTTTGAAGAAAAAACAAAAGAAGGGGAACAGATTCTGGAAAGGGAATTTGAAAAACTTGGAATGAAGTTCAGGGATTTCGAAGAAGATGAAAGAGTTTTCCTTTATATGAAAAAATTTAATATAGGAACTATAGATCTTTTATGCTATAAATTTGCAGTTGGAGATCTTTCACTTGACGGATTTATGAAAAAATTTGAAGTGCAGGAAGAAAAAGATATAGTTCAGGTTCTTGAAGAAGAAACAGAAAAAGGAAACAGAAAAAAACGTAAAAGTGAAGGCGGAGTAAAAATCTCAGGAACAGAAAATACAATGTACCGTTTTGCAAAATGCTGCAGTCCTCTGCCTGGAGATGATATAAAAGGTTATGTAACTAGAGGACGGGGTATTGCAATACATAGGGCAGACTGTGAAAACCTGAAACAGCTTATGGAACATGAGCCTGACAGGGAAATAGAAGTTTTCTGGGATGAGGAAGCGGTTAATTCAAGCAATACAAAATATCAGTATAATTTCAGTGTCAAAATAGCTGACAGAAACGGTTTACTTCTGGATATTATAAGAATTCTTAATGAATACAAGATGGAACTGGTCAATGTTAATACAAATTACATTAAGGAAAATGGAAATGTCTACGGACTGCTTCATTTCGGAATAATGATCAGGAAAAGGGAAGATTTTGACAGACTTGCAAATAATCTCAGTTCCATGAAAGATGTAATTGAAGTAATAAAAAAATAG
- a CDS encoding cell wall metabolism sensor histidine kinase WalK: protein MNKIYENVDEHSSRDKTKNKKSEKNRKARTSPEALSIKLRITFWYTGLIIGITVLFFGTMFYINDYIVRNSVHNRLKKTVERTVKNMEFKDDEIVLDNNLEAAVNEIFVSIYDSDKEFIYGDSYLDFEFKNAFSGEKSVMTVQYESSKWYVYEIKKEIKDYGIIYVRGITPASGVEKNLESIMNIFFVVFPFLLVISALGGYLITKKAFDPIEKIRETAEKINEGNDLTKRIDIGKGKDEISVLAHTFDKMFDRLQNSFDRETQFTSDVSHELRTPISVISSQSQYGLKYVEINEETKDIFENILDESKKMTNLISKLLMLARMDKGSQKLNVENTDMSEVVEMAAEMKMEKAQEKNITIKSDIKENLYADVDKSMITRILINLIDNAITYGKENGKIVIELFQNQDRIVCRVEDDGIGIAQEHMGKIWNRFYQVEPSRSGDNSGLGLSLVKWIIDAHKGTINVESELGKGTVFTFELPLKNENSNN from the coding sequence ATGAATAAAATATATGAAAATGTAGATGAACATTCCTCAAGAGATAAAACAAAAAATAAAAAATCAGAAAAAAACAGAAAAGCAAGGACTTCTCCTGAAGCACTTTCGATAAAGCTCAGGATAACTTTCTGGTATACAGGACTTATAATTGGAATTACAGTTCTATTTTTTGGAACAATGTTCTATATAAATGACTACATAGTAAGAAATTCTGTTCATAACAGATTGAAAAAGACAGTCGAAAGAACTGTTAAGAATATGGAATTTAAAGACGATGAGATTGTACTCGACAATAACCTGGAAGCGGCTGTTAATGAAATTTTTGTTTCTATTTATGATTCAGACAAGGAATTTATTTATGGAGATTCCTATCTGGATTTTGAGTTCAAGAATGCTTTTTCAGGTGAAAAGTCGGTAATGACTGTCCAATATGAAAGTTCAAAATGGTATGTCTATGAGATAAAAAAAGAAATAAAAGATTATGGAATCATTTATGTGAGAGGTATAACGCCGGCATCAGGAGTTGAAAAAAATCTTGAGTCCATTATGAACATATTTTTTGTAGTATTTCCGTTTTTACTTGTTATTTCAGCTTTGGGAGGATATCTTATAACAAAGAAGGCCTTTGATCCGATAGAAAAAATAAGGGAAACTGCTGAAAAAATTAACGAAGGAAATGATCTGACGAAAAGAATTGACATAGGGAAAGGAAAAGATGAAATTTCAGTTCTGGCACATACTTTTGACAAAATGTTTGACAGGCTCCAGAATTCTTTTGACAGGGAAACACAGTTTACTTCAGATGTATCACATGAACTGAGAACCCCTATATCAGTTATAAGCTCACAAAGTCAGTATGGACTTAAGTATGTTGAAATAAATGAGGAAACAAAGGATATATTTGAAAATATACTGGATGAGTCAAAAAAAATGACTAATCTTATATCAAAACTGCTTATGCTTGCAAGGATGGACAAAGGGAGTCAGAAATTAAATGTTGAAAATACTGATATGAGTGAAGTAGTTGAAATGGCTGCAGAAATGAAGATGGAAAAAGCTCAGGAAAAAAATATAACGATAAAAAGCGATATAAAGGAAAATTTATATGCTGATGTTGATAAATCCATGATAACACGTATCTTGATAAATCTTATAGATAATGCAATAACTTATGGAAAAGAAAATGGAAAAATTGTAATAGAACTTTTTCAGAATCAGGATAGGATTGTGTGTAGAGTTGAAGATGATGGAATTGGGATAGCACAGGAGCACATGGGAAAAATATGGAACCGCTTCTATCAGGTTGAACCTTCACGTTCGGGAGATAATTCAGGACTTGGTCTTTCACTCGTAAAATGGATTATAGATGCCCATAAAGGTACAATAAATGTAGAAAGTGAGTTAGGAAAAGGAACAGTTTTTACGTTTGAACTTCCATTAAAAAATGAAAATTCTAATAATTAA
- a CDS encoding IS30 family transposase has product MSHKYFTINERNKLEVLLKENYKISEIAKILNRHRATIYREIKRTNGEYSSENAQADANAKAANKGRNSKITPELKSLIEDRLCKTWSPEQIIGRELKGRLSFKTIYNWLYSNFPDVSLKVLRRKGKRAKTKETRGKFNIGKTIEERPSEVSTKEVFGHWEVDSVVSSRGESKAYFATFVELKTRFYVAMKLKDRSKSSMLEAIKQLTTSIPKGAFKTFTSDRGKEFSCWEEVEKMGIDFYFADPYCSWQRGCNENSNGLLREFYPKKTDISKIETEDLIKTLMLINSRPRKCLNYATPFEKFLHEISF; this is encoded by the coding sequence ATGAGTCATAAATATTTTACCATAAATGAAAGAAATAAACTAGAGGTTCTGTTAAAGGAAAATTACAAAATTTCTGAAATTGCTAAAATCCTTAATAGACACAGGGCTACCATTTACCGTGAAATAAAGAGGACTAATGGTGAATACTCTTCTGAAAATGCTCAGGCAGATGCTAATGCAAAAGCTGCTAATAAAGGAAGAAATTCAAAGATTACTCCCGAACTGAAAAGTCTGATAGAAGACAGGCTCTGCAAAACCTGGTCACCTGAACAGATTATTGGCAGGGAATTAAAAGGAAGATTGTCCTTTAAAACTATCTATAACTGGCTGTACAGCAATTTTCCGGATGTTTCCCTGAAAGTTTTAAGAAGAAAGGGAAAAAGAGCGAAAACCAAAGAGACAAGAGGAAAATTTAATATTGGAAAAACAATTGAAGAAAGACCGTCTGAAGTAAGTACAAAGGAAGTTTTTGGGCATTGGGAGGTGGATTCTGTAGTTTCATCAAGAGGGGAAAGCAAAGCCTATTTTGCGACATTTGTGGAGTTGAAGACACGGTTTTATGTAGCAATGAAGCTGAAAGATAGAAGTAAAAGTTCAATGCTGGAAGCAATAAAGCAGCTGACAACCAGTATTCCCAAAGGAGCATTTAAGACTTTTACATCAGACAGGGGAAAGGAATTTTCATGCTGGGAAGAGGTGGAAAAGATGGGAATAGATTTCTATTTTGCAGATCCGTACTGCTCTTGGCAGAGAGGCTGTAACGAAAACAGCAACGGTCTTCTGAGAGAATTTTATCCAAAGAAGACCGATATATCAAAAATAGAGACGGAAGACCTGATAAAGACCTTAATGCTAATAAATTCAAGACCAAGAAAATGTTTAAACTATGCAACACCATTTGAAAAATTTTTACACGAAATTAGCTTTTAA
- the accB gene encoding acetyl-CoA carboxylase biotin carboxyl carrier protein, which produces MRDKIKFIKELAESMNANKIDTVKYEENDFEIQITKKEKERKVFSYGGVPAAVTVEQPAAVTGAVESEASVQETVQAEEISGTKITSPMVGTYYSAPSPTSDPFIKEGDTVSEGQTLCIVEAMKLMNEVKSSVSGKVKKILVKDGEAIKKGQELIIIG; this is translated from the coding sequence ATGAGGGATAAAATAAAATTTATTAAGGAACTTGCTGAAAGCATGAATGCAAATAAGATCGATACAGTAAAGTATGAAGAAAATGATTTTGAAATCCAGATAACAAAAAAAGAAAAGGAAAGAAAAGTGTTTTCTTATGGAGGAGTTCCTGCAGCTGTGACAGTGGAACAGCCGGCAGCAGTAACCGGGGCAGTGGAATCTGAAGCTTCAGTACAGGAAACAGTGCAGGCTGAAGAAATATCAGGAACAAAAATAACTTCTCCAATGGTTGGAACATATTACAGTGCACCATCACCAACATCAGATCCTTTCATAAAGGAAGGGGATACAGTAAGTGAAGGGCAGACACTCTGTATCGTGGAAGCAATGAAACTTATGAATGAAGTAAAATCCTCAGTTTCAGGTAAAGTGAAGAAAATACTGGTAAAAGATGGAGAAGCAATAAAGAAAGGACAGGAACTTATTATAATAGGATAA
- a CDS encoding PepSY domain-containing protein — MKNKALIIFGILLLTSGVYASKSKKISVKINNYNAKITSEEAKNLALNHSKVSKNLTKITKLMLGKENKKLVYEVEFTTLNKKYKYGIDANTGKILAYSQRDKEFETSMHRSSKFETPVSPAPIAESRNQNYKNSEADFGAKFERFSVEKRNIANAVKNSELADKNSSDSSKMQKSKNERFVAKIANKTDYTKVVLLPEEKAREIMLQNISGATDSDITRLVIKYENNRFIYSGKVNHEGNEHVIKLDGVTGEVVE; from the coding sequence ATGAAAAATAAAGCTTTAATAATATTTGGAATATTGCTTTTAACATCTGGAGTATATGCTTCAAAAAGTAAGAAAATATCTGTAAAAATAAATAACTACAATGCAAAGATTACTAGTGAAGAAGCAAAAAATCTTGCACTTAATCATTCCAAAGTATCGAAAAATTTAACAAAGATTACTAAACTTATGTTGGGAAAAGAAAATAAAAAACTTGTGTATGAGGTTGAATTTACTACGTTAAATAAGAAATATAAATATGGAATAGATGCAAATACAGGAAAAATACTGGCTTATAGTCAGAGAGACAAGGAATTTGAAACATCAATGCATAGAAGCTCTAAATTTGAAACACCTGTTTCCCCTGCTCCTATAGCAGAATCCAGAAATCAGAATTATAAGAATTCAGAAGCTGACTTTGGAGCAAAATTTGAAAGATTTAGTGTGGAAAAAAGAAATATAGCTAATGCTGTTAAAAATAGTGAGTTAGCAGATAAGAACAGTTCAGATTCTTCAAAAATGCAAAAATCAAAAAATGAAAGATTTGTTGCAAAAATAGCAAATAAAACAGATTATACTAAAGTTGTTCTCCTTCCAGAAGAAAAAGCAAGAGAAATAATGCTTCAAAATATTTCAGGTGCAACAGATTCAGATATAACAAGACTTGTAATAAAATATGAAAATAACAGGTTCATTTATTCGGGAAAAGTAAACCATGAAGGAAATGAACATGTTATCAAGCTAGATGGAGTAACAGGAGAAGTTGTAGAATAG
- a CDS encoding helix-turn-helix domain-containing protein, producing the protein MSKTLSPSNICPMDIGINILSGKWKLQILWNLYNRKIIRFNELQRNLGNITTKTLTLQLRELENNRIVKRTVYPEVPPRVEYSLTETGQSIEPVLKALCNWGKEYLKSIT; encoded by the coding sequence ATGTCAAAAACTTTATCACCTTCAAATATATGTCCTATGGATATAGGAATAAACATATTGAGTGGAAAATGGAAACTTCAAATTTTATGGAATTTATACAATAGAAAAATAATTCGTTTTAACGAACTTCAGAGAAATCTTGGAAACATAACTACAAAAACTTTGACATTACAGTTAAGGGAACTGGAAAATAATAGAATAGTAAAAAGAACTGTTTATCCTGAAGTTCCTCCAAGAGTTGAATATTCACTAACCGAGACTGGTCAATCTATTGAACCTGTACTAAAAGCTTTATGTAATTGGGGAAAAGAATATTTGAAATCCATAACTTAG
- a CDS encoding adenine phosphoribosyltransferase: protein MTKDEIKKIEGLVRSINDFPAPGIIFRDITTVLKDKEGLQIIINDFTERYKDKGIDYVLGADARGFIFGAAIAYNIGAGFVPARKPGKLPAETERVEYELEYGKNSIEVHKDAFEKGSKVLIVDDLLATGGTAKAMVELTNKLGAEVYELAFLIELEDLKGRDVLKGYNVYSQLKY, encoded by the coding sequence ATGACAAAGGATGAAATAAAAAAAATAGAAGGATTAGTGAGGTCTATTAATGATTTTCCTGCACCTGGAATTATATTCAGGGATATTACAACTGTTCTGAAGGATAAGGAAGGACTTCAGATTATAATTAATGATTTTACAGAAAGATATAAGGATAAAGGGATAGACTATGTTCTAGGTGCTGACGCCAGAGGATTTATTTTCGGAGCGGCTATAGCCTATAATATAGGTGCCGGATTTGTTCCTGCAAGAAAACCGGGAAAACTGCCTGCAGAAACAGAAAGGGTGGAATATGAACTGGAATATGGAAAAAATAGTATAGAAGTACATAAGGATGCATTTGAAAAAGGGTCAAAAGTACTGATAGTGGATGATCTGCTTGCAACAGGCGGAACTGCAAAAGCTATGGTTGAGCTGACAAATAAGCTGGGAGCTGAAGTGTATGAGCTGGCATTCCTTATAGAGCTTGAGGACTTAAAAGGAAGAGATGTCTTGAAAGGATACAATGTCTATTCACAGTTGAAATATTAA